In the genome of Myxococcus stipitatus, one region contains:
- a CDS encoding MBL fold metallo-hydrolase, giving the protein MLDRPMYLKPNVAIEPLYNSWYAWWYLLSPATAPMFVTNLHLKLMQSFVANPDVHVAALKNPMLMGGPFINHAAARAPRVKELLERTQREQAHMLAYTKAVGELEQLLAPNNGASLEHLYPKVPDLLRGYVELTYDLSNRASARYIEPLLYKSQFYQESSQSVTLSLVDKDWRPYIFSTPRLEEDAPLWLKVPYRHEGLDALFRMRHTPGSPGQVAEMLGVPASAAAAFADLFTDVVPRKAPRYDGEGVRVRYFGHACVLLETKEVSILTDPVISYEFPTELPRFTHADLPEKIDYVVLTHGHADHLMMETLIQLRHRVGTIIVPRNNGNSLADPSLRLMLHHTGFKNVVEIDDLQEIAIPGGSITGLPFLGEHSDLSIQAKTAHLVRLDGKSMLMAADSNALEPRMYQHLRDIIGPIDILFLGMECEGGPMSWMYGPLLTNPLPRKMDQTRRLNGSDCARAIEIANYLTPKDVYVYAMGQEPWLRHVMILVYDETAPQLIESNKFLEHCRSKGIPAERPYVRMERVLR; this is encoded by the coding sequence ATGCTCGACCGACCGATGTACCTCAAGCCGAACGTGGCCATCGAGCCCCTGTACAACTCGTGGTACGCGTGGTGGTACCTGCTGTCGCCCGCCACGGCGCCCATGTTCGTGACGAACCTGCACCTGAAGCTGATGCAGTCGTTCGTCGCGAACCCCGACGTACACGTGGCCGCGCTGAAGAACCCCATGCTGATGGGAGGCCCCTTCATCAACCACGCCGCTGCGCGCGCGCCTCGGGTGAAGGAGCTGCTGGAGCGGACCCAGCGTGAGCAGGCCCACATGCTCGCGTACACCAAGGCCGTGGGTGAGCTGGAGCAGCTGCTCGCCCCCAACAACGGCGCCTCGCTGGAGCACCTCTACCCCAAGGTCCCCGACCTGCTGCGCGGCTACGTGGAGCTCACGTATGACCTGAGCAACCGGGCCAGCGCCCGCTACATCGAGCCCCTGCTCTACAAGAGCCAGTTCTACCAGGAGTCCTCCCAGAGCGTGACGCTCTCGCTGGTGGACAAGGACTGGCGTCCCTACATCTTCAGCACGCCGCGCCTCGAAGAGGACGCGCCGCTGTGGCTCAAGGTGCCCTACCGCCACGAGGGCCTGGACGCGCTGTTCCGCATGCGCCACACGCCGGGCTCGCCGGGCCAGGTGGCGGAGATGCTCGGGGTGCCGGCCTCCGCGGCGGCCGCCTTCGCGGACCTCTTCACCGACGTCGTGCCGCGCAAGGCGCCTCGCTATGACGGCGAGGGCGTGCGCGTGCGCTACTTCGGCCACGCCTGCGTGCTGTTGGAGACGAAGGAGGTCAGCATCCTGACCGACCCCGTCATCAGCTACGAGTTCCCCACGGAGCTGCCGCGCTTCACGCACGCGGACCTGCCCGAGAAGATCGACTACGTGGTCCTCACGCACGGCCACGCCGACCACCTGATGATGGAGACGCTCATCCAGCTGCGTCACCGCGTGGGCACCATCATCGTCCCTCGCAACAACGGCAACTCGCTGGCGGACCCCTCGCTGCGGTTGATGCTGCACCACACGGGCTTCAAGAACGTGGTGGAGATCGACGACCTGCAGGAGATCGCCATCCCGGGTGGCTCCATCACCGGCCTGCCCTTCCTGGGCGAGCACAGCGACCTGTCCATCCAGGCGAAGACGGCGCACCTCGTGCGGCTGGACGGCAAGTCCATGCTGATGGCGGCGGACTCCAATGCGTTGGAGCCGCGCATGTACCAGCACCTGCGCGACATCATCGGCCCCATCGACATCCTCTTCCTGGGCATGGAGTGCGAAGGCGGCCCCATGAGCTGGATGTACGGCCCGCTCTTGACGAACCCGCTGCCGCGCAAGATGGACCAGACGCGGCGCCTCAATGGCTCCGACTGCGCCCGCGCCATCGAGATCGCCAACTACCTCACGCCCAAGGACGTCTACGTCTACGCCATGGGCCAGGAGCCGTGGCTGCGCCACGTGATGATCCTCGTCTATGACGAGACCGCGCCGCAGCTCATCGAGTCGAACAAGTTCCTGGAGCACTGCCGCTCCAAGGGCATCCCCGCGGAGCGTCCCTACGTGCGGATGGAGCGCGTGCTCCGCTAG
- the cysD gene encoding sulfate adenylyltransferase subunit CysD, with protein MVAWSAVSYELSHLDALEAESVFIIREVVAELDSPVLLFSGGKDSAVMLHLAVKAFAPAPLPFPLLHVDTGHNFPEVLQYRDARVGELGARLLVASVQEAIDAGRVAEEKGPRASRNRAQTVPLLEAIEKHSFNAVFGGARRDEEKARAKERVFSFRDEFGQWDPKNQRPELWNLYNGRHRRGEHLRVFPLSNWTELDVWQYIAREGVALPSIYFSHRREVFRRDGMWMACSPHLPLLPGEEVRTTSVRFRTVGDMTCTACVESTASTVEEVIAELAASRVTERGASRADDRFSETAMEDRKREGYF; from the coding sequence ATGGTAGCTTGGAGCGCCGTGAGCTACGAGCTGTCGCACCTGGACGCCCTCGAGGCGGAGTCGGTGTTCATCATCCGCGAGGTGGTCGCGGAGCTGGACAGCCCGGTGCTCCTGTTCTCGGGTGGCAAGGACTCCGCGGTGATGTTGCACCTGGCGGTGAAGGCCTTCGCGCCTGCGCCGTTGCCGTTCCCGCTCTTGCATGTCGACACGGGGCACAACTTCCCGGAGGTGCTCCAGTACCGGGATGCGCGCGTGGGGGAGCTGGGGGCGCGGCTGCTCGTGGCCTCGGTGCAGGAGGCCATCGACGCGGGGCGGGTGGCGGAGGAGAAGGGGCCTCGGGCCTCGCGCAACCGGGCGCAGACGGTGCCGCTCCTGGAGGCCATCGAGAAGCACTCGTTCAACGCCGTGTTCGGCGGCGCGCGCCGGGACGAGGAGAAGGCTCGAGCGAAGGAGCGGGTGTTCTCGTTCCGTGACGAGTTCGGTCAGTGGGACCCGAAGAACCAACGCCCGGAGTTGTGGAACCTCTACAACGGCCGCCATCGCCGAGGGGAGCACCTGCGCGTCTTCCCGCTGTCCAATTGGACGGAGCTGGATGTGTGGCAGTACATCGCGCGCGAGGGCGTGGCGCTCCCGTCCATCTACTTCAGCCATCGTCGCGAGGTGTTCCGCCGGGATGGGATGTGGATGGCGTGCTCGCCCCACCTGCCGCTGCTGCCGGGCGAGGAGGTGAGGACGACCTCGGTGCGCTTCCGCACGGTGGGGGACATGACCTGCACCGCGTGCGTCGAGTCCACCGCGTCCACGGTGGAGGAAGTGATTGCCGAGCTTGCCGCCTCGCGCGTCACCGAGCGCGGGGCCAGTCGCGCGGACGACAGGTTCAGCGAGACGGCGATGGAAGACCGCAAGCGAGAGGGCTACTTCTAG
- a CDS encoding glycosyltransferase, whose translation MELFPIHLLFIVVLMNRYILGPFLRRLRGRDIDQADDTYQPRVAIVIPLFNEGKGIYHAVRSLLEQDYPRHLLQIVVVDDCSNDDSYAWAQKAAEGRPNVLVMRNPENMGKRKGINRGVKAAVDAEIIVSVDSDVIVDTSAVRNLVRRFVSPRIAAVGGRTYVTNRHQNWLTRMVEIKFHFAQQWLKDLERSFRQVMCLSGCLTAYRRHVLLELEPILEARAIAGVPIKYGEDRFLTRQIVKHDYETVYTLDAFCFTAAPATLAGYFSQQLRWRRSNLVDLLGGLSHAWRLHPVVTVHYVSQLALLLAYPVVIVHNVLTGEFMDILTFHFLVIGLLGIIYRLETRHLPEDRRVHGACFLPMALLMPVTYALFTPLALLTLDSGSWETRGSPSAAKAPSVAGDSSRLPPNPAGESAP comes from the coding sequence ATGGAGCTCTTTCCCATCCATCTGCTGTTCATCGTCGTGTTGATGAACCGCTACATCCTCGGCCCGTTCCTGCGGCGTCTGCGCGGGCGCGACATCGACCAGGCAGACGACACCTACCAACCTCGCGTCGCCATCGTCATCCCGCTCTTCAACGAGGGAAAGGGCATCTACCACGCGGTGCGCAGCCTGCTGGAGCAGGACTACCCCCGCCACCTGCTGCAGATCGTGGTGGTGGACGACTGCTCCAACGACGACAGCTACGCGTGGGCCCAGAAGGCCGCGGAGGGCAGGCCCAACGTCCTGGTGATGCGCAACCCCGAGAACATGGGCAAGCGCAAAGGCATCAACCGGGGCGTCAAGGCCGCGGTCGACGCGGAGATCATCGTCTCGGTGGACTCGGACGTCATCGTGGACACGTCCGCCGTGCGAAACCTGGTGCGGCGCTTCGTCAGCCCCCGCATCGCCGCCGTGGGCGGTCGCACCTACGTGACGAACCGCCACCAGAACTGGCTGACCCGGATGGTGGAGATCAAGTTCCACTTCGCCCAGCAGTGGCTCAAGGACCTGGAGCGCAGCTTCCGTCAGGTGATGTGTCTGTCCGGCTGCCTCACCGCGTACCGCCGCCACGTGCTGCTGGAGCTGGAGCCCATCCTGGAGGCGCGCGCCATCGCCGGGGTGCCCATCAAGTACGGCGAGGACCGCTTCCTGACGCGGCAGATCGTCAAGCACGACTATGAGACGGTCTACACGCTCGACGCGTTCTGCTTCACCGCCGCGCCCGCGACCCTCGCGGGCTACTTCTCCCAACAGCTCCGGTGGCGACGCTCCAATCTGGTGGACCTGCTGGGCGGCCTGTCCCACGCGTGGCGACTGCACCCGGTGGTGACGGTCCATTACGTGTCCCAGCTGGCGCTGCTGCTCGCCTATCCCGTGGTCATCGTCCACAACGTCCTTACCGGGGAGTTCATGGACATCCTCACGTTCCACTTCCTGGTCATCGGACTGCTGGGAATCATCTACCGACTGGAGACGCGGCACCTGCCCGAGGACCGGCGTGTGCATGGTGCGTGCTTCCTGCCCATGGCGCTGCTGATGCCCGTGACGTACGCGCTCTTCACGCCGCTGGCCCTGCTCACCCTGGACTCGGGGAGCTGGGAGACCCGCGGCAGCCCCAGCGCCGCGAAGGCGCCCTCCGTGGCCGGCGACAGCAGCCGCCTGCCGCCCAATCCCGCCGGTGAGAGCGCCCCATGA
- the cysC gene encoding adenylyl-sulfate kinase has translation MPRDAGFILWLTGMSGAGKSTLSRALRAHLEPLRSVEVMDGDEVRTWLTRGLGFSREDREENVRRIGHVARLLARHGVGVIVAAISPYGSSRAEERRLATDAGLSFVEVYLQAPLEVLIARDVKGLYKKALAGELQNFTGVSDPYEAPESPEVIVRSAEESVDVGLERVLAALQSRGLLTRRAG, from the coding sequence GTGCCACGCGACGCTGGGTTCATCCTCTGGTTGACGGGCATGTCGGGCGCGGGAAAGAGCACGCTCTCGCGAGCGCTGCGCGCGCACCTGGAGCCCCTGCGGTCCGTGGAGGTGATGGATGGCGATGAGGTCCGCACCTGGCTGACGCGCGGCCTGGGCTTCTCGCGCGAGGACCGCGAGGAGAACGTGCGCCGCATCGGCCATGTGGCGCGGCTGCTCGCCCGGCACGGCGTGGGGGTCATCGTCGCCGCGATATCGCCGTACGGGAGCTCGCGCGCGGAAGAGCGCCGGCTGGCGACGGACGCGGGGCTTTCGTTCGTGGAGGTCTACCTCCAGGCGCCGCTGGAGGTGCTCATCGCCCGGGACGTGAAGGGGCTCTACAAGAAGGCCCTGGCGGGGGAGCTCCAGAACTTCACGGGGGTCTCGGACCCGTATGAGGCGCCCGAGTCCCCCGAGGTCATCGTCCGCTCCGCCGAGGAGTCCGTGGACGTTGGACTGGAGCGCGTGCTGGCCGCGCTCCAGTCGAGGGGGCTGCTGACGCGCCGCGCGGGCTAG
- a CDS encoding phosphatase domain-containing protein: MDSHAATKKLETLRMLMAGHTDTSEERRILGLLRDASAAELNFLLANIDLESLLGDLDDGIFGPDHHTQLLDMLCRERATQLALPLRASLVTALQRGATPALAEQCIRDVFLSLHGRELTSFKNLLDAGNNHQDLEKLLFDDVDDPAIREDILTHIRREAETAPSGENKVLSDIDDTFYANLKDTRYPSKTVYPGVLAFYAELDRGPGIIPGREGDLTFVTARPMDPLGAVENLTFDSLRKHGVPPHVVLSGSLTHLLGNSRIAAKKFDNFQRYARIFPEYGFVFVGDSGQGDVEFGDKMLSAAPHSVHAVFIHDVVETPEATRRTWRDKHIYFFDTYVGAALEAFALGLISRDGLARVAIAARESMEGIAFTSAAQRDARKAELTRDLQRADAVTSPSPAAAH; the protein is encoded by the coding sequence ATGGACTCGCACGCCGCGACGAAGAAACTGGAGACGCTGCGCATGCTCATGGCCGGCCACACCGACACGAGCGAGGAGCGCCGGATCCTGGGCCTGCTGCGCGACGCCAGTGCCGCGGAGCTGAACTTTCTCTTGGCCAACATCGACCTCGAGTCCCTGCTGGGTGACCTGGACGACGGCATCTTTGGTCCCGACCACCACACGCAGCTGTTGGACATGCTCTGCCGGGAGCGGGCCACCCAGCTCGCCCTGCCCTTGCGCGCCAGCCTGGTGACGGCGCTCCAGCGAGGCGCCACCCCCGCCCTGGCGGAGCAGTGCATCCGGGACGTGTTCCTGAGCCTGCACGGGCGGGAGCTGACCAGCTTCAAGAACCTGCTCGACGCGGGCAACAACCACCAGGACCTGGAGAAGCTGCTCTTCGACGACGTGGATGACCCGGCGATTCGCGAAGACATCCTCACGCACATCCGCCGCGAGGCGGAGACCGCGCCGAGCGGCGAGAACAAGGTCCTCAGCGACATCGACGACACCTTCTACGCCAACCTCAAGGACACCCGGTATCCGTCCAAGACGGTGTACCCCGGGGTGCTGGCCTTCTACGCGGAGCTGGACCGAGGCCCCGGCATCATCCCGGGCCGCGAGGGCGACCTCACCTTCGTCACCGCCCGGCCCATGGACCCGCTGGGCGCCGTGGAGAACCTGACGTTCGACAGCCTGCGCAAGCACGGCGTGCCGCCCCACGTCGTGCTCTCCGGGAGCCTCACCCATCTGTTGGGCAACTCGCGCATCGCCGCGAAGAAGTTCGACAACTTCCAGCGCTACGCCCGCATCTTCCCCGAGTACGGCTTCGTCTTCGTGGGCGACAGCGGACAAGGGGACGTGGAGTTCGGCGACAAGATGCTCTCGGCGGCGCCCCACAGCGTCCACGCCGTCTTCATCCACGACGTCGTCGAGACCCCCGAGGCCACGCGCCGCACGTGGCGCGACAAGCACATCTACTTCTTCGACACGTACGTCGGCGCCGCGCTGGAGGCCTTCGCGCTGGGGCTCATCTCGCGAGATGGCCTGGCCCGGGTGGCCATCGCCGCGCGCGAGTCGATGGAGGGCATCGCCTTCACGTCCGCGGCCCAGCGGGATGCCCGCAAGGCGGAGCTCACCCGGGACCTGCAACGCGCGGACGCGGTGACGTCTCCCTCGCCCGCCGCGGCCCACTGA
- a CDS encoding 4'-phosphopantetheinyl transferase family protein — translation MSTVGEPLELRPDEVHVWIVEPERIQEQKLLDAYWALLDPAEREKKQRFRFERHQKQYLVSHALVRVTLSRYAPVAPTAWSFSTNAYGRPEIRGEWGARLRFNLSHTDGMALVAVGLDAELGADVEDSQRPGDTVEIADSFFAASEVAALRALPVAEQRSRFFEYWTLKESYIKARGAGLSLPLDQFAFHLAKGQEPRISFDPRMADTPETWRFMQWCPSERHHAAVALRSARENPFRVRWQFTVPLASDAPPRFEAA, via the coding sequence ATGTCGACTGTTGGCGAGCCACTGGAGCTACGTCCGGACGAAGTCCACGTGTGGATTGTCGAGCCCGAGCGCATCCAGGAGCAGAAGCTCCTGGACGCCTACTGGGCCCTGCTGGACCCGGCCGAGCGCGAGAAGAAGCAGCGCTTCCGCTTCGAGCGCCACCAGAAGCAGTACCTGGTGAGTCACGCGCTGGTGCGAGTGACCCTCTCACGCTACGCGCCGGTGGCGCCCACGGCCTGGAGCTTCTCGACCAACGCCTACGGGCGGCCGGAGATTCGGGGCGAGTGGGGCGCGCGGCTGCGCTTCAACCTCTCGCACACGGACGGCATGGCGCTGGTGGCGGTGGGGCTGGACGCGGAGCTGGGCGCGGACGTGGAGGACAGCCAGCGGCCCGGGGACACGGTGGAGATCGCCGACAGCTTCTTCGCCGCCTCCGAGGTCGCCGCGCTCAGGGCGCTCCCCGTGGCCGAGCAGCGAAGCCGCTTCTTCGAGTACTGGACGCTGAAGGAGTCCTACATCAAGGCGCGGGGCGCGGGGCTGTCCCTGCCGCTGGACCAGTTCGCCTTCCACCTGGCGAAGGGACAGGAGCCGCGCATCTCGTTCGACCCTCGGATGGCGGACACCCCGGAGACGTGGCGCTTCATGCAGTGGTGCCCCTCCGAGCGCCACCACGCGGCGGTGGCGCTGCGGAGTGCCAGGGAGAATCCCTTCCGGGTGCGCTGGCAGTTCACCGTCCCGCTGGCCTCGGATGCGCCTCCGCGCTTCGAGGCGGCCTGA
- a CDS encoding peptidylprolyl isomerase yields the protein MEPSILIPPMPTRPSRVLSSVLAAIALSACGNSSSRTSGQTPQDSGPVVAVINDRSLSAQEVKAKLDEQPLFVRNRYTTAEKKKEFLDNLIRFELLVQEARRQGLENDPDVRATLEKVMVQKLLRKQQEAAASAPLDEAELRKYYDEHRSEFSKPERIRVSHLFLAAPASDTALRAKSLAEATKILADIKSKESDPLKTAFEVTATQKSQDTDSKSTGGDLGYRSREELTQAWGSAFTEAAFALQTPSELGQVVETDKGIHLIKLQNRQPGMDQTFDQAKPRIEARLQGERRAKAMDGLLEKLQAQAKIEVKDSVLEQIQIEGAESKPAASQPHP from the coding sequence ATGGAGCCCTCCATCCTGATTCCACCCATGCCCACGCGCCCCTCACGAGTCCTTTCCTCCGTCCTCGCGGCCATCGCCCTCTCCGCCTGCGGCAACAGCTCCTCTCGAACATCGGGACAAACCCCCCAGGACTCTGGGCCCGTCGTCGCGGTCATCAATGACCGCTCCCTCTCCGCGCAGGAGGTCAAGGCGAAGCTGGATGAACAGCCCCTCTTCGTCCGCAACCGCTACACCACGGCGGAGAAGAAGAAGGAGTTCCTCGACAACCTCATCCGCTTCGAGCTCCTCGTGCAGGAAGCTCGACGCCAGGGGTTGGAGAACGACCCCGACGTCAGGGCAACCCTCGAGAAGGTCATGGTGCAGAAGCTCCTGCGCAAACAGCAGGAAGCCGCCGCCTCCGCCCCTCTCGATGAAGCAGAACTGCGCAAGTACTACGACGAGCACCGCTCCGAGTTCAGCAAGCCGGAGCGCATCCGCGTCAGCCATCTCTTCCTCGCCGCCCCCGCCTCGGACACCGCCCTCCGCGCCAAATCCCTCGCCGAGGCCACGAAGATTCTCGCGGACATCAAGTCCAAGGAATCCGATCCCCTCAAGACCGCCTTCGAGGTCACCGCCACCCAGAAATCACAGGACACCGATTCCAAGTCCACCGGCGGAGACCTCGGCTATCGCAGCCGTGAAGAACTGACCCAGGCCTGGGGCTCCGCCTTCACCGAGGCGGCCTTCGCCCTCCAGACCCCATCCGAGCTCGGCCAGGTCGTGGAGACCGACAAGGGCATCCACCTCATCAAGCTCCAGAACCGCCAGCCCGGCATGGACCAGACCTTCGACCAAGCCAAGCCCCGCATCGAGGCCCGCCTCCAGGGCGAGCGCCGCGCCAAGGCCATGGACGGGCTCCTCGAGAAGCTCCAGGCCCAGGCAAAGATCGAAGTGAAGGACTCCGTCCTCGAGCAGATTCAAATCGAAGGCGCCGAGTCCAAGCCCGCCGCCTCACAGCCTCACCCCTGA
- a CDS encoding thioesterase II family protein, with product MPSAPASNPNAPDRWFPSRKPQPDPRLRLFCLPFAGGSASIYSGWQGGLPPGVELCAVQLPGRERRLMEKPIDNLPALVDALLPVLAPLLDRPFVFFGYSMGSRISLELTRRLVARNGPLPRGLVLAAAGAPRTADRKPIHHLPQDQFIEELRRYDGTPEEILQHRELLELLVPTLRADFALAWWENGPAPVKLDVPISVMGGTEDKHVPLARLETWREETRHSDFRIRHFEGGHFFLRKQQAALLTALGEDLTRWMTTPA from the coding sequence ATGCCCAGTGCGCCCGCCTCGAACCCGAACGCCCCTGATCGCTGGTTTCCTTCCCGCAAGCCCCAACCGGACCCGCGCCTGCGCTTGTTCTGCCTGCCCTTCGCGGGCGGCAGTGCCTCCATCTACAGCGGTTGGCAAGGAGGTCTTCCGCCAGGCGTCGAGCTCTGCGCGGTGCAGCTGCCCGGCCGTGAACGCCGGTTGATGGAGAAGCCCATCGACAACCTGCCCGCGCTGGTGGACGCGTTGCTGCCCGTGCTCGCGCCGCTGCTCGACAGGCCCTTCGTCTTCTTCGGCTACAGCATGGGCTCGCGCATCTCGCTGGAGCTGACGCGGCGGCTGGTCGCGCGCAACGGTCCGCTGCCTCGGGGCCTGGTGCTGGCCGCGGCGGGCGCGCCTCGCACGGCGGACCGCAAGCCCATCCACCACCTGCCGCAGGACCAGTTCATCGAGGAGCTGCGGCGCTACGACGGCACGCCGGAGGAGATCCTCCAGCACCGCGAGCTGCTGGAGCTGCTGGTGCCCACCCTGCGCGCGGACTTCGCGCTGGCGTGGTGGGAGAACGGCCCGGCGCCCGTGAAGCTCGACGTCCCCATCTCCGTCATGGGCGGCACCGAGGACAAGCACGTCCCCCTCGCGCGCCTGGAGACGTGGCGCGAGGAGACGCGCCACTCGGACTTCCGCATCCGTCACTTCGAGGGAGGCCACTTCTTCCTTCGCAAGCAGCAGGCCGCCCTGCTGACCGCGCTGGGCGAGGACCTCACGCGCTGGATGACGACGCCCGCCTGA
- a CDS encoding sulfate adenylyltransferase subunit 1: MELLRFATAGSVDDGKSTLIGRLLHDTRSILEDQLAAVERTSRARGDEYVNLALLLDGLKAEREQGITIDVAYRYFATTRRKFIIADTPGHLQYTRNMVTGASTADLALILVDARKGVLEQTRRHAFIASLLRVPHLVLCVNKMDLVGFDAAVFESIRDEFRGFSMKLDVADLTFIPISALGGDNVVTRSARMPWYEGSTLLHHLENVHIASDRNLIHVRFPVQGVIRPMSMKYPDYRAYAGQVLGGVLRPGDEVMALPSGFTTRVKALELAGRPVAQAFPPMSVNVSLAEELDVSRGDMLCRPGNPPMVGQDLDAMVCWLGEGVTLQSGSRFALKHTTRSARTQVKRLHYRLDINTLSRDEKSSKLGLNDIGRVTLRTTVPLFFDEYRRNRHTGSFILIDEATNATVGAGMINGPAV, translated from the coding sequence GTGGAGCTTCTTCGATTCGCGACCGCGGGCTCCGTCGACGACGGCAAGAGCACCCTCATCGGGCGGCTGCTCCACGACACGCGCTCGATTCTGGAGGACCAGCTCGCCGCGGTGGAGCGCACCAGCCGCGCGCGGGGGGACGAGTACGTCAACCTGGCGCTCCTGCTGGATGGCCTGAAGGCCGAGCGCGAGCAGGGCATCACCATCGACGTGGCCTACCGGTACTTCGCGACGACGCGGCGCAAGTTCATCATCGCGGACACGCCGGGGCACCTGCAGTACACGCGCAACATGGTGACGGGTGCGTCCACGGCGGACCTGGCGCTCATCCTGGTGGATGCGCGCAAGGGCGTGCTGGAGCAGACGCGGCGCCATGCCTTCATCGCCTCCTTGTTGCGGGTGCCGCACCTGGTCCTCTGCGTGAACAAGATGGACCTGGTGGGCTTCGACGCGGCGGTCTTCGAGTCCATCCGCGACGAGTTCCGCGGGTTCTCCATGAAGCTGGACGTGGCGGACCTGACGTTCATCCCCATCTCCGCGCTGGGCGGGGACAACGTGGTGACGCGCTCGGCGCGGATGCCCTGGTACGAGGGCTCCACGTTGCTGCACCACCTGGAGAACGTGCACATCGCGTCGGACCGGAACCTCATCCACGTGCGCTTCCCCGTGCAGGGAGTCATCCGGCCCATGTCCATGAAGTACCCCGACTATCGGGCGTACGCGGGGCAGGTGCTGGGGGGCGTGCTGCGGCCGGGGGACGAAGTCATGGCGCTGCCGTCCGGCTTCACCACGCGCGTGAAGGCGCTGGAGTTGGCGGGGCGCCCGGTGGCGCAGGCATTTCCGCCCATGTCCGTGAACGTGTCGCTGGCCGAGGAGCTGGATGTCAGTCGAGGCGACATGCTCTGCCGACCGGGCAACCCGCCGATGGTGGGGCAGGACCTGGACGCCATGGTGTGCTGGCTGGGGGAGGGCGTCACCCTCCAGTCAGGCTCACGCTTCGCGCTGAAGCACACGACGCGCTCGGCGCGCACGCAGGTGAAGCGGCTGCACTACCGGCTGGACATCAACACGCTCAGCCGCGACGAGAAGAGTTCGAAGCTGGGGCTCAATGACATCGGGCGGGTGACGCTGCGCACCACGGTGCCGTTGTTCTTCGATGAGTACCGGCGCAACCGCCACACGGGCAGCTTCATCCTCATCGACGAAGCCACGAACGCGACGGTGGGCGCGGGGATGATCAACGGTCCCGCGGTCTGA
- a CDS encoding PLP-dependent aminotransferase family protein, with amino-acid sequence MTSSSASFENSLAGWARKLAPSAIQDMLQKITRPGVYSLALGLPAAELFPKEGMAQAAAKVLAEQVGALQYSPTLEPLREQVVQLMARRGVRCSPSQVFLTTGAQQGMNLLARLLLEPGQAVLLEDRVYSGFQQVLDPFQSRRLTVRRDVERGLDLDGLESLLASGERPGLFYTMSDGHNPLGTSLAMEARERLVRLAREYRMPVIEDDAYGFLQYEEEGVLPPLRALDSQWVFYVGSFSKILAPALRVGWVVVPESLVFRLATVKESSDIDTATFTQRIVLAFLESGGLDGHLERLRKEYRLRRDTLLRALETHLPAGAKWSRPSHGMFVWVELPEGRDTTVLLARALETQQVAYLPGQAFMVNGGRSAAHCMRLNFSHCEPARIEEAVRRLGGVLREAQG; translated from the coding sequence GTGACTTCATCGTCGGCTTCCTTCGAGAACTCACTCGCTGGCTGGGCAAGGAAGCTGGCGCCCTCGGCCATCCAGGACATGCTCCAGAAGATCACCCGGCCCGGCGTGTACTCGCTGGCGCTGGGGCTTCCCGCGGCGGAGCTGTTCCCGAAGGAAGGGATGGCGCAGGCGGCGGCGAAGGTGCTGGCGGAGCAGGTGGGAGCGCTGCAGTACTCGCCCACGTTGGAGCCACTGCGGGAGCAGGTGGTCCAACTCATGGCGCGGCGGGGCGTGCGGTGCTCGCCGAGTCAGGTGTTCCTGACGACCGGAGCCCAGCAAGGGATGAACCTGCTGGCGAGGCTGCTGCTGGAGCCGGGCCAGGCCGTGTTGTTGGAGGACCGAGTGTATTCGGGCTTCCAGCAGGTGTTGGACCCGTTCCAGTCGAGGCGCCTCACGGTGCGGCGGGATGTGGAGCGGGGGTTGGACCTGGATGGGCTCGAGTCGCTGTTGGCGTCGGGTGAGCGTCCGGGGCTCTTCTACACGATGAGCGATGGGCACAATCCGCTCGGGACGAGCCTCGCGATGGAGGCGCGGGAGCGGCTGGTGCGGCTGGCGCGGGAGTACCGCATGCCGGTCATCGAGGACGATGCGTATGGCTTCCTCCAGTACGAGGAGGAGGGTGTGCTTCCGCCGCTGCGGGCGTTGGATTCGCAGTGGGTGTTCTACGTGGGGTCGTTCTCCAAGATTCTCGCGCCGGCGTTGAGGGTGGGGTGGGTGGTGGTGCCGGAGTCGTTGGTGTTCCGGTTGGCCACGGTGAAGGAGTCGAGCGACATCGACACGGCGACCTTCACCCAGCGCATCGTGCTGGCGTTCCTCGAGTCAGGTGGGCTGGACGGGCACCTGGAGCGGCTGCGGAAGGAGTACCGGCTGCGGCGCGACACGCTGTTGCGGGCGCTGGAGACGCACCTGCCGGCGGGGGCGAAGTGGTCTCGGCCGAGTCACGGGATGTTCGTCTGGGTGGAGCTGCCGGAGGGAAGGGACACCACGGTGTTGCTGGCGCGGGCGCTGGAGACGCAGCAGGTGGCCTATCTGCCGGGGCAGGCGTTCATGGTGAATGGGGGCCGCTCGGCGGCGCATTGCATGCGCTTGAACTTCTCGCACTGCGAGCCGGCGCGGATTGAGGAAGCGGTGCGCCGGCTCGGTGGGGTGCTGCGGGAGGCTCAGGGGTGA